From Triticum aestivum cultivar Chinese Spring chromosome 4A, IWGSC CS RefSeq v2.1, whole genome shotgun sequence, a single genomic window includes:
- the LOC123082650 gene encoding expansin-A33 has protein sequence MEKQTAVALVLLSVLCGIASHGVDAQYYWTTATATFYGGGDGSGTMGGACGYGNLYSSGYGINNAALSTALFNDGAMCGACYTIYCDTGRSRMCKPGTQITVSATNFCPPNWALPSDNGGWCNPPRVHFDMSQPAWTSIAIYEAGIVPVVYRRVSCQKRDGIRFGISGRDYFELVVVTNVGGSGVVSQMWIKGSNTNWLAMSRNWGANWQSNAFLNGQRLSFRVRLDDGREATASDVAPSNWWFGATYTSWVNFY, from the exons ATGGAGAAACAGACAGCAGTAGCACTAGTGCTGCTCAGCGTGCTCTGTGGAATAGCCTCTCATGGGGTCGACGCCCAGTATTACTGGACGACCGCCACGGCGACGTTctacgggggcggcgacggctccGGCACCATGG GAGGCGCGTGTGGGTACGGCAACCTGTACAGCTCCGGGTACGGGATCAACAACGCGGCGCTGAGCACGGCGCTGTTCAACGACGGCGCCATGTGCGGCGCGTGCTACACCATCTACTGCGACACCGGCAGGAGCAGGATGTGCAAGCCGGGCACCCAGATCACCGTCTCCGCCACCAACTTCTGCCCGCCCAACTGGGCGCTCCCCAGCGACAACGGCGGCTGGTGCAACCCGCCGCGGGTGCACTTCGACATGTCGCAGCCCGCCTGGACCAGCATCGCCATCTACGAGGCCGGCATCGTCCCCGTCGTGTACAGGAGGGTCTCCTGCCAGAAGCGCGACGGCATCCGCTTCGGCATCTCCGGGAGGGACTACTTCGAGCTGGTGGTGGTCACCAACGTCGGCGGCAGCGGGGTCGTGTCCCAGATGTGGATCAAGGGCTCCAACACCAACTGGCTCGCCATGAGCCGCAACTGGGGCGCCAACTGGCAGAGCAACGCCTTCCTCAACGGCCAGAGGCTCTCCTTCAGGGTCAGGCTCGACGACGGCCGCGAGGCCACCGCCAGCGACGTCGCGCCCTCCAACTGGTGGTTCGGGGCCACCTACACTTCCTGGGTCAACTTCTACTAG